The following are encoded together in the Raineyella sp. LH-20 genome:
- the fusA gene encoding elongation factor G, with product MAVEIETDLAKVRNIGIMAHIDAGKTTTTERILFYTGINYKIGEVHEGGATMDWMEQEQERGITITSAATTCHWHDIQINIIDTPGHVDFTVEVERSLRVLDGAVAVFDGVAGVEPQSMTVWRQADKYGVPRICFVNKMDRTGASFDHAVETIRTRLNATAAVMQLPLGAESDFYGVIDLVEMRALVWRGETKVGEDYEIEEIPADLREAAEAAHTELLEVVAENDEEFMEKYLGGEEFTVAELKAAVRRAVLSSSITAVFLGTAFKNKGVQPLLDAVVDYLPSPLDIPAIEGFKPGDESVVIERHPADDQPLAMLAFKIAADPHLGRLTYIRVYSGRLDTGSTVLNSVKGKKERIGKIYQMHANKREEIASIGAGQIVAVMGLKDTGTGDTLCDTANPVVLESMTFPAPVIEQAIEPNSKADQEKLGVAIQRLAEEDPTFQVHTDEETGQTIIAGMGELHLDVLIDRMKREFHVEANIGKPQVAYRESLRKKVEKFEYTHKKQSGGSGQYGRVIIDVEPQEPGSGYEFVNAVTGGRIPREYIPSVDAGIQEAMQFGVLAGYPVEDVKVTLVDGAYHDVDSSELAFKIAGSMAFKEAAKKANPVLLEPIMAVDVTTPEDYLGTVIGDLNARRGQVQSMEDQHGNKVVHALVPLSEMFGYVGDLRSKTSGQASYSMEFHSYAETPKNVSEEVIQKARGGE from the coding sequence GTGGCTGTCGAGATTGAAACCGACCTCGCCAAGGTCCGCAACATCGGGATCATGGCGCACATCGATGCTGGTAAGACCACCACCACCGAGCGCATCCTGTTCTACACCGGTATCAACTACAAGATCGGTGAGGTGCACGAGGGCGGCGCCACGATGGACTGGATGGAGCAGGAGCAGGAGCGTGGCATCACCATCACCTCCGCTGCCACCACCTGCCACTGGCACGACATCCAGATCAACATCATCGACACCCCCGGCCACGTCGACTTCACCGTCGAGGTGGAGCGCTCGCTGCGCGTCCTCGACGGTGCGGTGGCCGTCTTCGACGGTGTCGCCGGTGTCGAGCCGCAGTCGATGACCGTGTGGCGCCAGGCGGACAAGTACGGTGTGCCGCGGATCTGCTTCGTCAACAAGATGGACCGTACGGGCGCCAGCTTCGACCACGCCGTCGAGACCATCCGGACCCGCCTGAACGCGACCGCCGCCGTCATGCAGCTGCCGCTGGGCGCCGAGTCCGACTTCTACGGCGTCATCGACCTGGTCGAGATGCGCGCCCTGGTGTGGCGCGGCGAGACCAAGGTGGGCGAGGACTACGAGATCGAGGAGATCCCGGCCGACCTGCGGGAGGCCGCTGAGGCCGCTCACACCGAGCTGCTCGAGGTCGTCGCGGAGAACGACGAGGAGTTCATGGAGAAGTACCTCGGCGGCGAGGAGTTCACCGTCGCCGAGCTGAAGGCCGCGGTCCGCCGCGCCGTGCTGTCCAGCTCCATCACCGCCGTGTTCCTGGGCACCGCCTTCAAGAACAAGGGCGTCCAGCCGCTCCTCGACGCAGTCGTCGACTACCTGCCGTCGCCGCTCGACATCCCGGCCATCGAGGGCTTCAAGCCCGGCGACGAGTCGGTCGTCATCGAGCGCCACCCGGCCGACGACCAGCCGCTCGCCATGCTGGCCTTCAAGATCGCCGCCGACCCGCACCTCGGCCGACTGACCTACATCCGGGTCTACTCCGGCCGACTGGATACCGGTTCCACCGTGCTCAACTCGGTGAAGGGCAAGAAGGAGCGGATCGGCAAAATCTACCAGATGCACGCCAACAAGCGTGAGGAGATCGCCTCGATCGGCGCCGGCCAGATCGTCGCCGTGATGGGTCTGAAGGACACCGGCACCGGTGACACCCTGTGCGATACGGCCAACCCGGTCGTGCTGGAGTCGATGACCTTCCCCGCCCCGGTCATCGAGCAGGCCATCGAGCCGAACTCGAAGGCCGACCAGGAGAAGCTCGGCGTCGCCATCCAGCGCCTTGCCGAGGAGGACCCGACCTTCCAGGTGCACACCGACGAGGAGACCGGCCAGACCATCATCGCCGGCATGGGCGAGCTCCACCTGGACGTGCTGATCGACCGGATGAAGCGTGAGTTCCACGTGGAGGCCAACATCGGCAAGCCGCAGGTGGCCTACCGCGAGTCGCTGCGCAAGAAGGTCGAGAAGTTCGAGTACACCCACAAGAAGCAGTCCGGTGGCTCGGGCCAGTACGGTCGCGTCATCATCGACGTCGAGCCGCAGGAGCCGGGCTCCGGGTACGAGTTCGTCAACGCCGTCACCGGTGGTCGCATCCCCCGGGAGTACATCCCGTCGGTCGACGCCGGCATCCAGGAGGCCATGCAGTTCGGTGTGCTCGCCGGCTACCCGGTCGAGGACGTCAAGGTGACCCTGGTCGACGGCGCCTACCACGACGTCGACTCCTCCGAGCTCGCGTTCAAGATCGCCGGTTCGATGGCCTTCAAGGAGGCCGCCAAGAAGGCCAACCCGGTCCTGCTCGAGCCGATCATGGCCGTCGACGTGACCACCCCGGAGGACTACCTGGGCACCGTCATCGGTGACCTGAACGCCCGCCGTGGCCAGGTGCAGTCGATGGAGGACCAGCACGGCAACAAGGTCGTCCACGCACTGGTCCCGCTGTCGGAGATGTTCGGCTACGTCGGTGACCTGCGCTCGAAGACCTCGGGCCAGGCCTCCTACTCGATGGAGTTCCACTCGTACGCCGAGACCCCGAAGAACGTGTCCGAAGAGGTCATCCAGAAGGCCCGCGGCGGCGAGTGA
- the rpoB gene encoding DNA-directed RNA polymerase subunit beta codes for MAAARIASKNTDVISSTGRISFAKIHEPLQVPHLLDLQIKSFDWLVGNDAWKASVEEAQEQGRTDINTKSGLEEIFEEISPIEDFSETMSLSFRDHRFEDPKNSVDECKEKDATYSAPLFVTAEFMNNDTGEIKSQTVFMGDFPLITEKGTFIINGSERVVVSQLVRSPGVYFEKTPDKTSDKDIYTCKIIPSRGAWLEFEVDKRDQVGVRLDRKRKQSVTVLLKALGWTNEQILEEFGQYESIRHTLEKDHTTGQDDALLDIYRKLRPGEPPTIEAAKNLLENYYFNPKRYDLAKVGRYKINKKLGVGLAFDQQVLTIDDIVSSIRYVVALHDGRTSLPGVDANGEVEDVLVEVDDIDHFGNRRLRTVGELIQNQLRTGLGRMERVVRDRMTTQDIEAITPQTLINIRPVVAALKEFFGTSQLSQFMDQNNPLAGLTHKRRLSALGPGGLSRDRAGMEVRDVHPSHYGRMCPIETPEGPNIGLIGSLASFARVNAFGFIETPYRRVVDGKVTNDIDYLTADVEDRYVIAQANAPLREDGSFVDERILVRKRHGDVDTLPSGQIDYMDVSPRQMVSVATALIPFLEHDDASRALMGSNMQRQAVPLVKSEAPFVGTGMEYRAAVDAGDVTLAKKAGGVTSVTGDVVEVSNDDGTLSAYKLEKFVRSNAGTCVNQRPLVSVGQRVEVGTPLADGPCTDNGELSLGRNLLVAFMPWNGLNYEDAIILSQRLVQDDVLTSIHIEEHEVDARDTKLGAEEITRDIPNVSDEMLANLDERGIIRIGAEVTTGDILVGKVTPKGETEMTSEERLLRAIFGEKAREVRDTSMKVPHGESGTIIGIKVFDRDNGDDLAPGVNQMVRVYVAQKRKISIGDKLAGRHGNKGVISKILPAEDMPFLADGTPVDIILNPLGVPSRMNVGQVMELHLGWIAKSGWDVTDVDEPWAERLRSVGLGLVEGDQCLATPVFDGATDEELAGLLEYGLPNRDGLKVMQGTGKAQLFDGRSGDPFPEPIGVGYMYMLKLHHLVDDKIHARSTGPYSMITQQPLGGKAQFGGQRFGEMEVWALEAYGAAWALQELLTIKSDDVSGRVKVYEAIVKGENIPEPGIPESFKVLIKEMKSLCLNVEVLSSDGIVQDLRDAEDENYRVPDGLGVDLRRRPGSDAMVQG; via the coding sequence TTGGCCGCCGCGCGCATTGCCTCGAAGAACACCGACGTCATCTCCTCGACGGGACGCATCTCGTTCGCGAAGATCCACGAACCCTTGCAGGTGCCCCACCTGCTCGATCTTCAGATCAAGTCGTTCGATTGGCTGGTCGGTAACGACGCCTGGAAGGCGTCGGTGGAGGAGGCCCAGGAGCAGGGCCGCACCGATATCAACACGAAGTCCGGCCTGGAGGAGATCTTCGAGGAGATCTCGCCCATCGAGGACTTCTCCGAGACGATGTCGCTGTCGTTCCGCGACCACCGTTTCGAGGACCCGAAGAACTCGGTCGACGAGTGCAAGGAGAAGGACGCCACCTACTCCGCGCCGCTGTTCGTCACCGCGGAGTTCATGAACAACGACACCGGTGAGATCAAGTCCCAGACGGTGTTCATGGGTGACTTCCCGCTGATCACGGAGAAGGGCACCTTCATCATCAACGGGTCCGAGCGCGTCGTCGTGTCGCAGCTGGTCCGGTCGCCGGGCGTCTACTTCGAGAAGACCCCGGACAAGACGTCCGACAAGGACATCTACACCTGCAAGATCATCCCCTCGCGCGGCGCGTGGCTGGAGTTCGAGGTCGACAAGCGCGACCAGGTCGGCGTACGCCTCGACCGCAAGCGCAAGCAGTCGGTGACGGTGCTGCTCAAGGCCCTCGGCTGGACCAACGAGCAGATCCTGGAGGAGTTCGGCCAGTACGAGTCGATCCGCCACACCCTGGAGAAGGACCACACCACCGGCCAGGACGATGCCCTGCTGGACATCTACCGCAAGCTGCGCCCGGGTGAGCCGCCGACCATCGAGGCGGCCAAGAACCTCCTGGAGAACTACTACTTCAACCCGAAGCGCTACGACCTGGCCAAGGTGGGTCGCTACAAGATCAACAAGAAGCTCGGCGTCGGGCTGGCCTTCGACCAGCAGGTGCTGACGATCGACGACATCGTCTCGTCCATCCGCTACGTGGTGGCCCTGCACGACGGCCGCACCTCGCTGCCCGGCGTCGATGCCAACGGCGAGGTCGAGGACGTCCTGGTCGAGGTCGACGACATCGACCACTTCGGCAACCGCCGTCTGCGTACGGTCGGCGAGCTGATCCAGAACCAGCTGCGCACCGGCCTCGGCCGGATGGAGCGCGTCGTCCGGGACCGGATGACCACCCAGGACATCGAGGCGATCACCCCGCAGACGCTGATCAACATCCGTCCGGTGGTGGCGGCGCTGAAGGAGTTCTTCGGCACCTCGCAGCTGTCGCAGTTCATGGACCAGAACAACCCGCTGGCCGGTCTGACGCACAAGCGTCGTCTGTCCGCGCTGGGCCCCGGCGGTCTGTCCCGTGACCGCGCAGGCATGGAGGTCCGTGACGTCCACCCGTCGCACTACGGCCGGATGTGTCCGATCGAGACTCCTGAAGGCCCGAACATCGGCCTGATCGGTTCGCTGGCGTCGTTCGCCCGGGTGAACGCCTTCGGCTTCATCGAGACCCCGTACCGTCGGGTCGTCGACGGCAAGGTCACCAACGACATCGACTACCTGACCGCCGACGTCGAGGACCGCTACGTCATCGCCCAGGCCAACGCCCCGCTGCGCGAGGACGGCTCCTTCGTCGATGAGCGGATCCTGGTCCGCAAGCGCCACGGTGACGTCGACACCCTGCCCAGTGGGCAGATCGACTACATGGACGTGTCGCCGCGTCAGATGGTGTCGGTGGCCACCGCCCTGATCCCGTTCCTCGAGCACGACGACGCCTCCCGGGCCCTGATGGGGTCCAACATGCAGCGTCAGGCCGTGCCGCTGGTCAAGTCGGAGGCTCCGTTCGTCGGCACCGGCATGGAGTACCGCGCCGCCGTCGACGCCGGTGACGTCACCCTGGCCAAGAAGGCCGGCGGGGTCACCTCGGTCACCGGCGACGTCGTCGAGGTGTCGAACGACGACGGCACCCTCTCGGCGTACAAGCTGGAGAAGTTCGTCCGGTCCAACGCCGGCACCTGCGTCAACCAGCGCCCGCTGGTCTCCGTCGGGCAGCGTGTCGAGGTCGGCACCCCGCTGGCCGACGGCCCGTGCACCGACAACGGCGAGCTGTCGCTGGGTCGCAACCTGCTGGTCGCGTTCATGCCGTGGAACGGTCTGAACTACGAGGATGCGATCATCCTGTCCCAGCGGCTGGTGCAGGACGACGTACTCACCTCGATCCACATCGAGGAGCACGAGGTCGACGCCCGCGACACCAAGCTCGGTGCCGAGGAGATCACCCGCGACATCCCCAACGTCTCCGACGAGATGCTGGCCAACCTCGACGAGCGCGGCATCATCCGGATCGGCGCCGAGGTGACCACCGGCGACATCCTGGTCGGCAAGGTCACCCCGAAGGGCGAGACCGAGATGACCTCCGAGGAGCGCCTGCTGCGCGCCATCTTCGGGGAGAAGGCCCGCGAGGTCCGCGACACCTCGATGAAGGTGCCGCACGGCGAGTCCGGCACGATCATCGGGATCAAGGTCTTCGACCGGGACAACGGCGACGACCTGGCCCCCGGCGTGAACCAGATGGTCCGGGTCTACGTGGCCCAGAAGCGCAAGATCTCCATCGGTGACAAGCTCGCCGGCCGTCACGGCAACAAGGGCGTCATCTCGAAGATCCTCCCCGCCGAGGACATGCCCTTCCTCGCCGACGGCACCCCGGTCGACATCATCCTGAACCCGCTCGGCGTGCCCTCCCGGATGAACGTCGGCCAGGTGATGGAGCTGCACCTCGGCTGGATCGCCAAGTCCGGCTGGGACGTCACCGACGTCGACGAGCCGTGGGCCGAGCGGCTGCGCTCGGTGGGCCTCGGGCTGGTCGAGGGCGATCAGTGCCTGGCCACCCCGGTCTTCGACGGCGCCACCGACGAGGAGCTCGCCGGTCTGCTCGAGTACGGCCTGCCCAACCGCGACGGCCTGAAGGTCATGCAGGGCACCGGCAAGGCGCAGCTGTTCGACGGCCGCTCCGGCGACCCGTTCCCGGAGCCGATCGGTGTCGGCTACATGTACATGCTGAAGCTGCACCACCTGGTGGACGACAAGATCCACGCCCGTTCCACCGGTCCGTACTCGATGATCACCCAGCAGCCGCTGGGCGGCAAGGCGCAGTTCGGCGGCCAGCGCTTCGGTGAGATGGAGGTGTGGGCCCTCGAGGCGTACGGCGCCGCCTGGGCACTGCAGGAGCTGCTCACCATCAAGTCCGACGACGTGTCGGGTCGTGTGAAGGTCTACGAGGCCATCGTCAAGGGGGAGAACATCCCCGAGCCGGGCATCCCCGAGTCCTTCAAGGTCCTGATCAAGGAAATGAAGTCCCTGTGCCTCAACGTGGAGGTGCTCTCCTCGGACGGCATCGTGCAGGACCTGCGCGATGCCGAGGACGAGAACTACCGCGTGCCGGACGGGCTCGGCGTCGACCTGCGTCGTCGCCCCGGCTCGGACGCCATGGTCCAGGGCTGA
- the rpsG gene encoding 30S ribosomal protein S7, with translation MPRKGPAPRRPMPADPVYGSPLVSQLVSKILVDGKKSVAQNIVYTALEGTRAKTGVDPVQTLKRALDNVKPSLEVKSRRVGGATYQVPVEVKPARATTLALRWLVGFSRDRREKTMAERLMNEILDASNGLGASVKRREDTHKMAEANKAFAHYRW, from the coding sequence ATGCCTCGTAAGGGTCCCGCGCCCCGTCGCCCGATGCCCGCCGATCCGGTCTACGGCTCTCCCCTGGTGAGCCAGCTGGTCAGCAAGATCCTGGTGGACGGCAAGAAGTCCGTCGCGCAGAACATCGTCTACACCGCTCTCGAGGGCACCCGGGCCAAGACCGGCGTCGACCCGGTGCAGACCCTGAAGCGCGCTCTGGACAATGTGAAGCCCTCTCTCGAGGTGAAGTCCCGCCGCGTCGGCGGCGCCACCTACCAGGTCCCGGTCGAGGTCAAGCCGGCCCGCGCCACCACGCTGGCGCTGCGCTGGCTGGTCGGATTCTCCCGGGATCGCCGCGAGAAGACGATGGCCGAGCGCCTGATGAACGAGATCCTCGACGCCTCCAACGGCCTCGGCGCTTCGGTGAAGCGTCGCGAGGACACCCACAAGATGGCCGAGGCCAACAAGGCTTTCGCTCATTACCGTTGGTGA
- the rpsL gene encoding 30S ribosomal protein S12 produces MPTIQQLVRKGRTDKATKSKTPALKGSPQRRGVCTRVYTTTPKKPNSALRKVARVRLSSGVEVTAYIPGVGHNLQEHSMVLVRGGRVKDLPGVRYKIIRGSLDTQGVKNRKQARSRYGAKKEK; encoded by the coding sequence GTGCCAACTATCCAGCAGCTGGTCCGCAAGGGCCGGACCGACAAGGCGACGAAGAGCAAGACGCCTGCCCTGAAGGGCTCTCCGCAGCGCCGTGGCGTCTGCACCCGCGTCTACACCACCACCCCGAAGAAGCCGAACTCGGCGCTGCGGAAGGTCGCCCGTGTGCGGCTCTCCAGCGGTGTCGAGGTGACGGCGTACATCCCGGGCGTGGGTCACAACCTCCAGGAGCACTCGATGGTGCTCGTGCGTGGCGGTCGTGTGAAGGACCTCCCGGGCGTTCGTTACAAGATCATCCGCGGCTCGCTGGACACCCAGGGCGTCAAGAACCGTAAGCAGGCCCGCAGCCGCTACGGTGCGAAGAAGGAGAAGTAA
- a CDS encoding DNA-directed RNA polymerase subunit beta' has product MHDANSFDELRIGLATAEDIRGWSHGEVKKPETINYRTLKPERDGLFCEKIFGPTRDWECYCGKYKRVRFKGIVCERCGVEVTRSNVRRERMGHIELAAPVTHIWYFKGVPSRLGYLLDIAPKDLEKVIYFAAYMITTVDEEARHRDLPSLEAKINQEKANRTKQRDAAIEQKMRKLEEDLEKLESEGASADMNRKVRAQAEKEVKLLRDRGQREIDRLDAVWDRFKGLKVQDLEGDEVLYREMKARFGRYFAGSMGAAAIQQRLRDFDLDAEAENLRTIIRNGKGQRKTRALKRLKVVSAFIQTGNSPEGMVLDAVPVIPPDLRPMVQLDGGRFATSDLNDLYRRVINRNNRLKRLLDLGAPEIIVNNEKRMLQEAVDSLFDNGRRGRPVTGPGNRPLKSISDMLKGKQGRFRQNLLGKRVDYSGRSVIVVGPQLKLHQCGLPKTMALELFKPFVMKRLTDLNHAQNVKAAKRMVERKDPRVWDVLEEVITEHPVLLNRAPTLHRLGIQAFEPQLIEGKAIQLHPLVCTAFNADFDGDQMAVHLPLSAEAQAEARILMLSTNNILKPADGRPVTLPTQDMIIGMYFLTQERPGAIGEGRVFRDPAEARMAFDLGEIKLGTKVTIRMRDIVPPDASQQLREDGTIMLETTLGRTIFNEALPADFPYVNYEVSKKPLGRIVNDLAERYPKVDVAAALDNLKDLGFGWAPRSGATVSVSDIQTPDSKPELIARYEAKATAIDKQYERGKSTAEERRSNLIELWQQATAELTEAMEQNFSHTNPIYMMVHSGARGNMTQMRQIAAMRGLVANPKGDIIPSPIKSNFREGLTVLEYFISTHGGRKGQADTALRTADSGYLTRRLVDVSQDVIIREEDCGTESGLPKRIAIEKNGVLVADPTIETAVYARCLATDITDANGEVLLQAGVDLGDVNIKMLIDNGITHVKVRSVLTCESTSGTCAMCYGRSLATGKLVDVGEAVGIVAAQSIGEPGTQLTMRTFHTGGVAGDDITQGLPRVVELFEARSPKAKAPIAGAAGRIRLETTDRGRKMYVVPDDGSEEFEVALGRRARLLVEDGDHVGVGQQLANGQLDPQDVLEVLGVAAVQQHLVDEVQKVYGTQGAPIHDKHLEIIIRQMLRRVTVLESGDTEMLPGELVDRPTYVAQNRKVVAEGGQPAQGRPVLMGITKASLATDSWLSAASFQETTKVLTDAAIHGKSDSLVGLKENVILGKLIPAGTGLDRYRNIRVEPTPEAKAAAYTMASYEAYDYDLMSGAGTSVPPLDDFDMGGYR; this is encoded by the coding sequence GTGCACGACGCGAATTCCTTCGACGAACTGCGGATCGGCCTGGCCACGGCCGAGGACATCCGCGGGTGGTCCCACGGCGAGGTGAAGAAGCCGGAGACCATCAACTACCGCACCCTGAAGCCGGAGCGCGACGGGCTGTTCTGCGAGAAGATCTTCGGTCCCACCCGTGACTGGGAGTGCTACTGCGGCAAGTACAAGCGCGTCCGCTTCAAGGGCATCGTCTGTGAGCGGTGCGGCGTCGAGGTGACCCGTTCCAACGTCCGCCGCGAGCGGATGGGCCACATCGAGCTCGCCGCCCCGGTGACCCACATCTGGTACTTCAAGGGTGTGCCGAGCCGGCTCGGCTACCTGCTCGACATCGCGCCGAAGGACCTGGAGAAGGTCATCTACTTCGCGGCGTACATGATCACCACCGTCGACGAGGAGGCGCGTCACCGCGACCTGCCGTCGCTGGAGGCGAAGATCAACCAGGAGAAGGCGAACCGCACCAAGCAGCGTGACGCCGCCATCGAGCAGAAGATGCGCAAGCTCGAGGAGGACCTGGAGAAGCTCGAGTCCGAGGGCGCCTCGGCCGACATGAACCGCAAGGTGCGTGCCCAGGCCGAGAAGGAGGTCAAGCTGCTGCGTGACCGCGGTCAGCGCGAGATCGACCGTCTGGACGCGGTGTGGGACCGGTTCAAGGGCCTCAAGGTGCAGGACCTCGAGGGTGACGAGGTGCTCTACCGCGAGATGAAGGCGCGCTTCGGCCGCTACTTCGCCGGGTCGATGGGCGCTGCCGCCATCCAGCAGCGGCTGCGCGACTTCGACCTCGACGCCGAGGCGGAGAACCTCCGTACGATCATCCGCAACGGCAAGGGGCAGCGGAAGACCCGCGCCCTCAAGCGGCTCAAGGTGGTCTCGGCGTTCATCCAGACCGGCAACTCGCCGGAGGGCATGGTCCTCGACGCCGTCCCGGTCATCCCGCCGGATCTGCGCCCGATGGTCCAGCTCGACGGTGGCCGGTTCGCCACCTCCGACCTGAACGACCTCTACCGTCGCGTCATCAACCGCAACAACCGCCTCAAGCGACTGCTCGATCTCGGCGCCCCCGAGATCATCGTCAACAACGAGAAGCGGATGCTGCAGGAGGCCGTCGACTCGCTGTTCGACAACGGCCGCCGCGGCCGGCCGGTGACCGGCCCGGGCAACCGCCCGCTGAAGTCGATCTCCGACATGCTCAAGGGCAAGCAGGGCCGGTTCCGTCAGAACCTGCTCGGCAAGCGCGTCGACTACTCGGGCCGTTCGGTCATCGTGGTCGGCCCGCAGCTGAAGCTGCACCAGTGCGGTCTGCCCAAGACGATGGCCCTGGAGCTGTTCAAGCCCTTCGTGATGAAGCGGCTGACCGACCTCAACCACGCGCAGAACGTCAAGGCGGCCAAGCGCATGGTCGAGCGCAAGGACCCGCGGGTCTGGGACGTCCTCGAAGAGGTCATCACCGAGCACCCGGTGCTGCTCAACCGCGCACCTACGCTGCACCGCCTCGGTATCCAGGCCTTCGAGCCGCAGCTGATCGAGGGCAAGGCCATCCAGCTCCACCCCCTGGTCTGCACGGCCTTCAACGCCGACTTCGACGGTGACCAGATGGCCGTCCACCTCCCGCTCAGCGCGGAGGCCCAGGCCGAGGCCCGGATCCTGATGCTGTCGACGAACAACATCCTCAAGCCGGCCGACGGTCGTCCCGTCACCCTGCCGACCCAGGACATGATCATCGGCATGTACTTCCTCACCCAGGAGCGCCCCGGCGCGATCGGTGAGGGCCGGGTGTTCCGCGACCCGGCGGAGGCCCGGATGGCCTTCGACCTCGGCGAGATCAAGCTCGGCACCAAGGTGACCATCCGGATGCGGGACATCGTCCCGCCGGACGCCAGCCAGCAGCTGCGCGAAGACGGCACCATCATGCTGGAGACCACGCTGGGTCGTACGATCTTCAACGAGGCGCTGCCGGCCGACTTCCCGTACGTCAACTACGAGGTGTCGAAGAAGCCGCTGGGCCGGATCGTCAACGACCTGGCCGAGCGCTACCCGAAGGTCGACGTCGCCGCGGCGCTGGACAACCTGAAGGACCTCGGCTTCGGCTGGGCCCCCCGGTCGGGTGCGACGGTGTCGGTCTCCGACATCCAGACCCCGGACAGCAAGCCCGAGCTGATCGCCCGCTACGAGGCCAAGGCGACCGCGATCGACAAGCAGTACGAGCGCGGCAAGTCGACCGCCGAGGAGCGTCGCTCCAACCTGATCGAGCTGTGGCAGCAGGCGACCGCCGAGCTGACCGAGGCGATGGAGCAGAACTTCTCGCACACCAACCCGATCTACATGATGGTGCACTCCGGTGCTCGAGGGAACATGACGCAGATGCGTCAGATCGCCGCCATGCGAGGCCTGGTGGCCAACCCAAAGGGCGACATCATCCCCTCCCCGATCAAGTCGAACTTCCGTGAGGGCCTGACCGTTCTGGAGTACTTCATCTCCACCCACGGTGGCCGGAAGGGCCAGGCCGACACCGCGCTGCGGACGGCCGACTCGGGCTACCTGACCCGTCGTCTGGTCGACGTCTCCCAGGACGTCATCATCCGCGAGGAGGACTGCGGCACCGAGTCCGGTCTGCCCAAGCGGATCGCGATCGAGAAGAACGGCGTGCTCGTCGCCGATCCGACGATCGAGACGGCGGTCTACGCGCGGTGCCTGGCCACCGACATCACCGACGCCAACGGCGAGGTGCTGCTGCAGGCCGGCGTCGACCTCGGCGACGTCAACATCAAGATGCTGATCGACAACGGCATCACCCACGTGAAGGTCCGCTCGGTGCTCACCTGTGAGTCCACCTCCGGCACCTGCGCGATGTGCTACGGCCGCTCCCTGGCGACCGGCAAGCTCGTCGACGTCGGTGAGGCGGTCGGTATCGTCGCGGCCCAGTCGATCGGCGAGCCCGGCACCCAGCTGACGATGCGTACGTTCCACACCGGTGGTGTGGCCGGTGACGACATCACCCAGGGTCTGCCGCGTGTCGTCGAGCTGTTCGAGGCCCGGTCCCCGAAGGCCAAGGCGCCCATCGCGGGTGCTGCCGGCCGGATCCGGCTGGAGACCACCGACCGCGGGCGCAAGATGTACGTCGTGCCCGACGACGGCTCGGAGGAGTTCGAGGTCGCGCTGGGCCGGCGTGCCCGCCTGCTGGTGGAGGACGGCGACCACGTCGGCGTCGGCCAGCAGCTCGCCAACGGCCAGCTGGACCCGCAGGACGTCCTCGAGGTCCTCGGCGTCGCGGCGGTGCAGCAGCACCTGGTGGACGAGGTCCAGAAGGTGTACGGCACCCAGGGCGCGCCGATCCACGACAAGCACCTGGAGATCATCATCCGCCAGATGCTGCGTCGGGTGACCGTGCTGGAGTCGGGCGACACCGAGATGTTGCCCGGTGAGCTGGTCGATCGTCCGACGTACGTCGCGCAGAACCGCAAGGTCGTCGCCGAGGGGGGCCAGCCCGCCCAGGGCCGTCCGGTCCTGATGGGCATCACCAAGGCGTCGCTGGCGACCGACTCGTGGCTGTCGGCGGCCTCCTTCCAGGAGACCACCAAGGTGCTGACCGATGCCGCCATCCACGGCAAGTCGGACTCCCTGGTGGGCCTGAAGGAGAACGTCATCCTCGGCAAGCTGATCCCGGCCGGCACCGGCCTGGACCGCTACCGCAACATCCGGGTCGAGCCGACCCCGGAGGCGAAGGCGGCCGCGTACACGATGGCCAGCTACGAGGCGTACGACTACGACCTGATGTCGGGTGCCGGCACCTCGGTCCCGCCGCTGGACGACTTCGACATGGGTGGCTACCGCTGA